Proteins found in one Actinomycetota bacterium genomic segment:
- a CDS encoding cobalamin B12-binding domain-containing protein — protein MGRPIRVVIAKPGLDGHDRGAKIVARSLRDAGMEVIYTGLHQTPEQIAATVVQEDADAVGLSILSGAHMTLVPRIMELLAAEGADEVLVIVGGTIPADDADELRALGVAAVYTPGAPVDDMVSFLEGAVAA, from the coding sequence ATGGGACGCCCGATCCGAGTTGTCATCGCCAAGCCCGGCCTCGACGGCCACGACCGCGGGGCCAAGATCGTGGCCCGGTCGCTGCGCGACGCCGGCATGGAGGTCATCTACACCGGCCTGCACCAGACGCCCGAGCAGATCGCGGCCACGGTGGTGCAGGAGGACGCCGACGCCGTGGGCCTGTCGATCCTCTCGGGCGCGCACATGACCCTCGTGCCGCGCATCATGGAGCTGCTGGCCGCCGAGGGCGCGGATGAGGTACTGGTGATCGTGGGCGGCACCATCCCGGCCGACGACGCCGACGAGCTGCGCGCGCTGGGCGTGGCCGCCGTATACACCCCAGGGGCCCCCGTGGACGACATGGTGTCGTTCCTCGAGGGCGCCGTCGCCGCCTAG
- a CDS encoding DUF4097 domain-containing protein, whose product MKRLLTLILLMAIAAGVAFLLMRTVARTEVTDVFTAPGPVTEVSVDTGAGAVAVDAGADDRLVARITKGYAFFAPEVMASTTAGTVVLDTDCPTLGVLTGCSVDFDVVMPPAASVRATSTAGSVMVTGTSGPVVAESTAGGVAVLRSRARDIRASSTAGDVRVEAERAPDRVEASTTAGGVTVVVPRDDYRVDASAGAGSVNLEGIADTPSSSRVIIASASAGDVTIRAR is encoded by the coding sequence GTGAAGCGCCTGCTCACGCTGATACTGCTGATGGCCATCGCCGCGGGCGTGGCGTTCCTGCTCATGCGCACGGTGGCCCGGACCGAGGTGACCGACGTGTTCACGGCGCCGGGCCCGGTCACCGAGGTGTCGGTGGATACCGGCGCGGGTGCGGTGGCGGTGGACGCGGGGGCCGATGACCGCCTCGTCGCCCGCATCACCAAGGGCTACGCGTTCTTCGCACCTGAGGTGATGGCATCCACCACCGCGGGCACGGTGGTGCTCGACACCGACTGCCCCACGCTCGGGGTGCTCACCGGCTGCTCGGTGGACTTCGACGTGGTGATGCCCCCGGCCGCATCGGTGCGCGCAACCAGCACGGCCGGGTCGGTGATGGTCACCGGGACCTCGGGCCCCGTGGTGGCCGAGAGCACGGCGGGCGGCGTAGCCGTGCTGCGCTCGCGCGCCCGGGACATCCGCGCGTCGAGCACGGCCGGCGACGTGCGCGTGGAGGCCGAGCGGGCCCCCGATCGCGTGGAGGCGTCCACCACCGCGGGAGGCGTGACCGTGGTGGTGCCGCGCGACGACTACCGGGTGGACGCCAGCGCGGGAGCCGGCTCGGTGAACCTGGAGGGCATCGCCGACACGCCGTCGTCGAGCCGGGTGATCATCGCCAGCGCGTCGGCCGGCGACGTGACCATCCGCGCGCGCTGA
- a CDS encoding leucyl aminopeptidase, with translation MKVTSSRATNPASIKADALVVPVPSPPGGPEGALAAVDAALGGLVSAVIDDGEVTGAAGQVRVLHTRGDIPVARVLLAGVGDEPDRGAWAAAGRAAARAAREVGARRVALLPAADADRGDVRAMAEGLATGAWRLEAFRSKKAEGGKRGRAKGEMEVVVAGGALTPAGTRAVGATAGAVNLARELAETPSNHMTPTILAKRAEQVARGRRTLSIDVLGPRELTTLKAGALLAVARGSAEQPRMIVMRYRPPRAARTTKEVLGLVGKGVTFDTGGISIKPAGGMEEMKMDMAGGAAVIAAMGLIADLEVPAEVVAVVPATENMLGEAAMKPGDVFTAMNGRTIEVTNTDAEGRLILADALTYCARQGATRMVDMATLTGAIVVAIGEVYAGLFGTDPAFTELVREAGDDTGDLCWPMPLHPGYDPLVKSSVADLSNSAKKRQAGAVYAARFLRDFTEGVPWCHVDVAGTAMQGDHASGFGVRLAADVASRVARVK, from the coding sequence ATGAAGGTCACGAGCAGCCGTGCCACCAACCCCGCCAGCATCAAGGCCGACGCCCTGGTGGTGCCGGTGCCCTCGCCCCCGGGTGGCCCGGAGGGCGCCCTCGCCGCGGTGGATGCCGCGCTCGGCGGCCTGGTGTCGGCGGTCATCGACGACGGCGAGGTGACGGGCGCCGCGGGCCAGGTGCGCGTGCTGCACACGCGCGGGGACATCCCCGTGGCCCGCGTGCTGCTGGCCGGCGTGGGTGACGAGCCCGACCGGGGCGCGTGGGCCGCCGCAGGTCGCGCCGCCGCGCGTGCGGCGCGCGAGGTGGGCGCCCGCAGGGTTGCGCTGCTCCCCGCCGCCGACGCCGATCGCGGCGATGTGCGCGCCATGGCCGAGGGGCTCGCCACCGGTGCGTGGCGCCTCGAGGCCTTCCGCTCGAAGAAGGCCGAGGGCGGCAAGCGCGGACGGGCGAAGGGCGAGATGGAGGTCGTCGTGGCCGGCGGCGCACTCACGCCTGCGGGCACCAGGGCGGTCGGCGCCACGGCAGGGGCCGTGAACCTGGCGCGCGAGCTGGCCGAGACGCCGTCGAACCACATGACCCCGACCATCCTGGCCAAGCGCGCCGAGCAGGTAGCACGGGGCCGGCGCACGCTGTCCATCGACGTGCTGGGCCCGCGCGAGCTCACCACGCTGAAGGCCGGCGCCCTGCTGGCCGTGGCGCGGGGCTCGGCCGAGCAGCCGCGCATGATCGTCATGCGCTACCGGCCGCCCAGGGCGGCGCGCACCACGAAGGAGGTGCTCGGACTGGTGGGCAAGGGCGTCACCTTCGACACGGGCGGCATCTCGATCAAGCCGGCGGGCGGCATGGAGGAGATGAAGATGGACATGGCGGGCGGCGCCGCGGTGATCGCCGCGATGGGGCTGATCGCCGACCTCGAGGTTCCCGCCGAGGTGGTGGCCGTGGTGCCGGCCACTGAGAACATGCTGGGCGAGGCCGCGATGAAGCCGGGCGATGTGTTCACCGCGATGAACGGCAGGACCATCGAGGTGACGAACACCGATGCCGAGGGCCGGCTCATCCTCGCCGACGCGCTCACCTACTGCGCGCGCCAGGGCGCCACGCGCATGGTGGACATGGCAACGCTCACGGGCGCGATCGTGGTGGCCATCGGCGAGGTCTACGCCGGGCTGTTCGGCACGGACCCGGCCTTCACCGAGCTGGTGCGCGAGGCGGGTGACGACACCGGTGACCTCTGCTGGCCCATGCCTCTGCACCCGGGCTACGACCCGCTGGTGAAGAGCTCCGTTGCCGACCTCAGCAACTCCGCGAAGAAGCGCCAGGCCGGCGCGGTGTACGCCGCGCGCTTCCTGCGCGACTTCACCGAGGGCGTGCCGTGGTGCCATGTTGACGTGGCCGGCACCGCGATGCAGGGCGACCACGCATCGGGCTTCGGCGTGCGGCTGGCCGCCGACGTGGCATCGCGGGTGGCGCGCGTGAAGTGA